In a genomic window of Salegentibacter salegens:
- a CDS encoding TolC family protein: MGRSVNLILVVAIFCMGSMGAQEEEVLTKEEAIALALERNYGIEMANNDVEIAENNQGILNSGYLPSLTGRAGAGYDLNDRLTEPEEGEPLEQEGIESNSYNASINIDYTLFDGLGRFYNYKSLKEQYDLSKLQARETIENTMLQLLTVYYEIARLTENVEVLKDVLGTSKDRVTRAQYQFDYGQSNNLAVLNARVDVNNDSVNLLQTRQQLDNTKRDLNVLVDRQITNKDFEVDTTVSFIPKLQLEAYIDEAEANNVSLLQLDKNLAITDYDIKISKSGYLPTIDLNGSYGWNFNRSAATAFFPGSRQTTDGISGGVSLTWDLFDGGTTSVQIQNAKITHENQELQKKQVALGIRRDIANALGNYENRLYILRVQEENVATNQDNFERSQEQFNLGRITSIEFRQAQVNLLDARTSLNLAKYDAKIAELELLQLTGQLLNVEL, from the coding sequence ATGGGGAGATCGGTTAATTTAATACTTGTGGTCGCTATTTTTTGTATGGGTAGCATGGGTGCTCAGGAAGAAGAGGTTTTAACCAAAGAAGAGGCTATAGCGCTCGCCCTGGAGCGAAACTACGGTATTGAAATGGCTAACAACGATGTGGAAATTGCTGAAAATAACCAGGGAATTCTCAATTCTGGTTATTTGCCATCGTTAACGGGTCGTGCCGGTGCCGGTTATGATCTTAATGATAGGCTTACAGAGCCCGAAGAAGGTGAACCTTTAGAGCAGGAAGGCATAGAAAGCAATTCTTATAACGCTTCTATAAATATAGATTACACGTTATTTGATGGTTTAGGGAGGTTCTATAATTATAAGAGTTTAAAAGAACAATACGACCTTTCAAAATTGCAGGCACGGGAAACCATAGAAAATACCATGCTGCAATTATTAACGGTCTATTACGAAATAGCACGCCTAACCGAAAATGTTGAAGTGTTGAAAGATGTTTTAGGAACCTCAAAAGATCGGGTGACCAGGGCGCAATATCAATTTGACTATGGACAAAGCAATAACCTGGCTGTTCTCAATGCCAGGGTAGATGTGAATAACGATAGTGTTAACCTGCTCCAAACTCGACAACAACTAGATAATACCAAAAGAGATCTAAATGTATTGGTGGATAGACAAATAACCAATAAGGATTTTGAAGTAGATACTACGGTTAGTTTTATTCCGAAGTTACAATTGGAAGCCTATATAGATGAAGCAGAAGCTAATAATGTATCCTTGCTTCAGCTTGATAAAAATTTGGCTATTACAGATTATGACATTAAAATCAGTAAATCTGGTTATTTACCAACTATAGATCTTAACGGGTCTTATGGGTGGAATTTTAATAGAAGCGCTGCCACAGCTTTCTTTCCAGGAAGTAGGCAAACTACTGATGGTATTTCGGGAGGTGTAAGTTTAACCTGGGATCTTTTTGATGGCGGAACCACTTCGGTACAGATTCAGAATGCTAAAATAACCCACGAGAATCAGGAATTGCAAAAGAAACAGGTAGCCCTGGGAATTAGAAGGGATATTGCCAATGCTCTGGGGAATTATGAAAACCGGTTATATATTTTAAGAGTCCAGGAAGAAAACGTAGCTACCAATCAGGATAATTTTGAGCGTTCCCAGGAGCAATTTAACCTTGGAAGAATTACTTCTATTGAATTTAGACAGGCCCAGGTGAATTTACTGGATGCGAGAACGAGTCTTAATCTCGCAAAATATGATGCAAAGATTGCTGAATTGGAGTTGCTACAACTCACCGGCCAATTGTTGAATGTTGAATTGTAG
- a CDS encoding DoxX family protein, translating into MKREVETTLAQNIFRILLAVFMIYAGFSHLTFNRVEFQAQVPDWVPLSKDLVVILSGIVEMALGLALLFWKKQRAIIDWALAIFFILIFPGNVAQYLDGKDAFGALDSDSARLIRLFFQPVLIAWALWSSGAWKAWRNSKK; encoded by the coding sequence ATGAAAAGAGAAGTTGAAACAACACTGGCGCAAAACATCTTTAGGATCTTACTCGCAGTGTTTATGATTTATGCAGGCTTTAGCCACTTAACTTTTAATAGGGTAGAATTCCAGGCTCAGGTACCAGATTGGGTTCCGTTAAGCAAAGATCTAGTAGTTATCTTATCTGGGATAGTTGAAATGGCACTAGGTCTGGCTTTACTATTCTGGAAAAAGCAACGTGCTATAATTGATTGGGCATTAGCAATTTTCTTTATACTGATTTTTCCCGGTAATGTCGCCCAGTATTTAGACGGAAAAGATGCCTTCGGAGCTTTAGATTCAGATAGCGCAAGATTGATACGGCTTTTCTTTCAGCCAGTTCTTATAGCCTGGGCACTTTGGTCCTCTGGCGCGTGGAAAGCCTGGAGAAATTCCAAAAAATAA
- a CDS encoding CPXCG motif-containing cysteine-rich protein — translation MHEHFFQCPYCWEEISVLLDPSISSQTYIEDCENCCNPIEIRVSFEHGELTSYEAINIEQ, via the coding sequence ATGCACGAGCACTTTTTTCAATGTCCTTATTGCTGGGAAGAGATATCGGTTCTCTTAGATCCCTCTATTAGCAGTCAAACCTATATTGAAGACTGTGAGAATTGTTGCAATCCTATAGAAATACGCGTTTCTTTTGAGCATGGAGAATTGACTTCTTATGAAGCGATAAATATTGAACAATAA
- a CDS encoding efflux RND transporter permease subunit produces the protein MRKLISYFIKYEVAVNVVILAFVIFGLVGVFSLNSSFFPLEESRIININVNYPGSAPEEIEEGIILKIEDNLKGLVGIERVTSTARESGGSITVEIEQDEDIDVMLTEVKNAVDRVPTFPGGMEPLVVSKEERVRPSISFAISGDDVPLVTLKRISEQIENDLRQLDGISQIEISGFPEEEIEIAVSQDDLLAYNLTFEEVARTVGAANILSTGGTIKTEAEDYLIRANSRSYYADALNDLVIRSTATGQTTRLSDVAEVRDQFGETSNSSYFNGNIAVNVAISNTNNEDLLSAAKKVKEYVKDYNAKSSNIRLDVVSDSSITLGQRTRLLLENGAMGIFLVLLFLSIFLNTRLAFWVAFGLPIAFLGMFMFAGQFGVTINVLSLFGMIIVIGILVDDGIVIGENIYQHYEMGKTPVQAALDGTMEVIPPIISAILTTVLAFSTFLFLDSRIGEFFGEVSTVVILTLVVSLVEALIILPAHIAHSKALQARNAEEDKKKKGLAKLFVKMRIVNRTGDRVMSYLRDKSYSPVLKFVLKQQMLALGILVAVLILTIGAIGGNWIRITLFPSIASDRVSIDLLMAEGVNPEKTDSIISMVEAAAWRVNEDFSSRQSGNKQVVENTIKRVGPGNNKASLQVNLLPGEERDIGSPEITNAIRDEVGPVFGVENLTFGSGGNFGGDPVSVSLLGNNLQELEAAKEELKDNFENNPLLKDVKDNDPQGIKEINIKLKESAYALGLDLSEVMRQVRNGFFGTPVQRFQRGQDEIRVWVRYDLANRSSINDLDDMRLTTPDGDRVPFNEIANYEIVRGTESISHLDGLREIRVSADMEDPNGSSTEILADIRSNVMPDLLTKYPSLSVSYEGQNREANKLTDSAKGVLPVILFLIYAVIAFTFRSYSQPLLLMIMIPFSIIGVAWGHWIHDFPVNVLSALGIIALVGIMVNDGLVLISKFNGNLRDGMKFDDALYEAGRARFRAIFLTSLTTIAGMAPLLLEKSRQAQFLKPMAISISYGIAIATVLTLLLLPLLLSISNNIKVGTKWLASGNRVTHEEVERAIKEQKEEKAHGEIG, from the coding sequence TTGAGAAAATTAATCAGTTATTTTATAAAATATGAGGTAGCCGTAAATGTGGTGATCCTCGCTTTTGTAATTTTTGGCCTGGTAGGCGTATTCAGCTTAAATTCTTCCTTTTTTCCTTTAGAAGAATCACGCATCATCAATATCAATGTAAATTATCCGGGTTCAGCTCCAGAGGAGATTGAAGAGGGAATTATTCTAAAAATTGAAGATAACCTTAAAGGTTTAGTAGGTATAGAAAGGGTTACCTCTACAGCACGTGAGAGTGGTGGTTCAATTACCGTAGAAATAGAGCAGGACGAAGATATAGATGTCATGCTTACCGAAGTGAAAAACGCGGTAGATCGTGTTCCTACTTTTCCAGGCGGAATGGAGCCTTTAGTGGTTTCTAAAGAAGAAAGAGTTAGGCCTTCTATTAGTTTTGCCATTAGTGGCGACGATGTGCCGCTGGTAACACTGAAACGTATTAGCGAGCAAATTGAAAACGATCTAAGACAACTTGATGGGATTTCGCAAATAGAGATTTCCGGATTTCCTGAAGAAGAAATTGAAATCGCGGTTAGCCAGGACGATCTTTTGGCGTATAATCTAACTTTTGAAGAAGTTGCCAGAACGGTTGGCGCAGCAAATATTTTAAGTACCGGTGGAACCATAAAAACCGAAGCCGAAGATTATTTAATTAGAGCAAACAGTAGAAGTTATTACGCCGATGCTTTAAATGACCTGGTGATAAGATCTACAGCAACTGGACAAACCACTCGCCTAAGCGATGTTGCAGAAGTTCGGGATCAATTTGGTGAGACTTCTAACTCTTCATATTTCAATGGAAATATTGCTGTAAATGTTGCGATAAGCAATACAAATAACGAAGACCTTTTATCGGCTGCAAAAAAGGTTAAAGAATATGTGAAAGATTACAACGCAAAAAGCAGTAATATTCGCTTAGACGTTGTTTCAGATTCTTCAATTACATTAGGCCAGAGAACCCGGCTACTCCTGGAAAACGGTGCGATGGGAATTTTTCTGGTGTTGTTGTTTCTTTCAATATTTTTAAATACAAGACTGGCATTTTGGGTAGCATTTGGTCTTCCAATTGCGTTCTTGGGGATGTTTATGTTCGCTGGTCAGTTTGGTGTAACAATAAACGTGCTCTCTTTATTCGGGATGATTATCGTAATTGGAATCCTGGTAGATGATGGGATTGTAATTGGCGAAAATATCTATCAGCATTACGAAATGGGGAAAACTCCCGTTCAGGCAGCTTTAGATGGAACAATGGAAGTAATCCCTCCAATTATTTCTGCTATTCTAACTACGGTTTTAGCATTTTCAACATTCTTATTTTTAGACAGTAGAATTGGTGAATTCTTTGGCGAAGTTTCAACAGTAGTCATTCTCACCTTGGTGGTTTCTTTGGTAGAAGCCCTTATTATTTTACCGGCCCACATTGCCCATTCAAAAGCCTTGCAAGCCAGGAATGCTGAAGAAGATAAAAAGAAAAAAGGTCTGGCAAAGCTCTTTGTTAAGATGCGGATAGTAAACCGCACTGGAGATCGAGTTATGAGTTACCTAAGGGATAAATCTTATAGCCCGGTACTAAAATTTGTACTTAAACAACAAATGCTTGCTTTAGGTATTTTGGTGGCGGTTTTAATTCTAACTATTGGAGCTATTGGTGGCAACTGGATTAGGATAACCTTATTCCCAAGTATCGCCAGTGACCGTGTGAGTATAGATCTCTTAATGGCTGAAGGTGTAAATCCTGAAAAAACAGATTCTATTATCTCGATGGTTGAAGCTGCAGCCTGGCGGGTAAATGAAGATTTTAGCAGCCGCCAGAGTGGTAATAAGCAAGTTGTAGAAAATACTATTAAACGGGTTGGCCCCGGAAATAATAAAGCTTCCCTACAGGTAAATTTACTGCCCGGGGAAGAAAGGGATATTGGTTCCCCTGAAATAACTAATGCCATTAGGGATGAAGTAGGACCTGTTTTTGGTGTAGAGAACCTCACGTTTGGATCGGGAGGTAATTTTGGAGGAGACCCGGTTTCTGTTTCATTGCTGGGGAATAACCTTCAGGAACTTGAAGCTGCAAAAGAAGAATTAAAGGATAATTTTGAAAATAATCCTCTTTTAAAGGATGTTAAGGATAACGATCCGCAGGGAATAAAAGAAATTAATATTAAACTAAAGGAGAGCGCTTATGCTCTTGGTCTTGATCTTAGCGAAGTGATGCGCCAGGTGAGAAATGGGTTTTTTGGAACCCCGGTACAGCGTTTTCAGCGGGGCCAGGATGAAATTAGGGTTTGGGTGCGTTACGATCTTGCAAATCGTTCTTCTATAAACGATTTAGACGATATGCGTCTAACCACGCCAGATGGGGACCGGGTGCCGTTTAATGAAATCGCTAATTATGAAATTGTGCGAGGTACCGAATCTATAAGTCATTTAGACGGACTTCGGGAAATTAGGGTAAGTGCAGATATGGAAGATCCCAACGGGAGTTCTACTGAAATTCTCGCAGACATTAGAAGTAACGTAATGCCCGATTTACTTACAAAATATCCAAGTTTGTCGGTTTCTTATGAAGGGCAAAATAGGGAAGCTAACAAGTTAACCGATTCTGCCAAAGGAGTTCTACCGGTGATTTTATTCCTTATTTACGCAGTAATCGCTTTCACTTTCAGAAGTTATAGTCAGCCTTTATTACTCATGATAATGATTCCTTTTAGTATTATTGGCGTTGCCTGGGGTCACTGGATTCACGATTTCCCGGTAAATGTACTTTCAGCACTGGGAATTATTGCCCTGGTGGGAATTATGGTAAACGATGGGCTGGTGCTCATTAGTAAATTCAACGGAAACCTACGTGACGGGATGAAGTTTGACGATGCGCTTTACGAAGCGGGCCGTGCGAGATTCCGGGCTATTTTCCTAACCTCGCTTACAACTATTGCTGGGATGGCCCCTTTACTCCTTGAAAAAAGCAGACAGGCGCAATTCTTAAAACCAATGGCAATTTCTATTTCGTACGGAATCGCTATCGCTACGGTGTTAACCTTACTGCTTTTGCCATTACTACTATCTATAAGTAATAATATTAAAGTGGGCACAAAATGGCTCGCCAGCGGAAACAGAGTGACTCACGAAGAAGTGGAAAGAGCTATTAAAGAACAAAAAGAAGAAAAAGCACATGGGGAGATCGGTTAA
- a CDS encoding MarR family winged helix-turn-helix transcriptional regulator, with translation MDDQQLKLNNQICFPIYSVSRLITKAYKPFLEEMGLTYPQYLVLLVLWENDKLSINKIGEKLLLNTNTLSPLIKRMEKMGLLLRSRSEKDERSVFIQLTDKGKELKNTAIPIPEKLLNTLLTEDVTLTEVMLLKDTLNKWTDILSDKQNDRE, from the coding sequence ATGGACGATCAGCAACTCAAATTAAATAACCAGATCTGCTTTCCCATTTATTCGGTTTCAAGATTAATAACGAAAGCCTATAAACCATTCCTTGAAGAAATGGGTTTAACTTATCCTCAGTACCTGGTTTTATTGGTACTTTGGGAAAATGACAAATTATCGATCAATAAAATTGGTGAAAAATTATTACTAAACACCAATACCCTATCTCCGCTTATTAAACGAATGGAGAAAATGGGTTTGCTGCTTCGTTCCCGGTCTGAAAAAGATGAAAGAAGTGTATTTATTCAGCTTACGGATAAAGGAAAAGAGCTAAAAAATACTGCGATCCCAATTCCGGAAAAGCTGCTCAATACTTTGCTAACGGAAGATGTAACCCTAACAGAAGTAATGCTTCTAAAAGATACGCTGAATAAATGGACTGATATTCTTTCAGACAAGCAAAACGACAGAGAATAA
- a CDS encoding SpoIIAA family protein yields the protein MEKTFEFAENVVGFLINEEIDQKKIEEILSEIKDRLENVSPICLYIEDESDEGISLGGFLKAVKFHFSHSEDLYKMAIVTDDKLFKKSMDVKDFIVPADVKSFEKKERMKAMNWVMI from the coding sequence ATGGAAAAAACTTTTGAATTTGCGGAGAACGTTGTCGGGTTCCTGATTAACGAGGAAATTGATCAGAAGAAAATTGAAGAAATCCTTTCAGAAATAAAAGATCGTTTAGAAAATGTAAGCCCAATTTGCCTTTATATCGAGGATGAATCAGATGAAGGAATCTCGCTGGGCGGGTTTTTAAAGGCAGTAAAATTTCATTTTTCACATTCCGAAGATCTTTATAAAATGGCTATTGTGACTGACGATAAGCTATTTAAGAAATCCATGGACGTAAAAGATTTTATTGTTCCGGCAGATGTGAAATCGTTTGAAAAGAAGGAACGGATGAAAGCTATGAATTGGGTGATGATTTAA